A single window of Leptospira semungkisensis DNA harbors:
- a CDS encoding EAL domain-containing protein, protein MLAEYESHQILSLGEGYYTPHYQPILDVGNRNIVGYEVLGRVFSPESNDYRSLGYHFHNPDTDTIRLVHIDRIIREKAIKHVKETGLKTKIFLNMMPNFLSMVYTGEVLDVKRLHILHLIEKYDINPNDLVLEITEDKFEGNIEKLLYIVSLFRERGIKIAVDDLGVGFSNLERIGYIHPDIMKVDIKIMRESLNRRSFKNVLSAISEMSQRLGSQLLFEGVENEEELYLALSMGANLLQGYYFSRPALDFQDKKRFNKTLKTSLEKFSGLRFLEILENLRREQSFLDQFVDLFKQVDVSSENAMTESLNSILDRLPLETTSILICDMHGYQVTPTFKRDSYDLPWTRLLTEIGNNYAWKPFFIRHKAETYHSSRNSGFTEAFHDIETKRQYVLFTLNLGENHVLILRLDWESY, encoded by the coding sequence GTAGGCTACGAGGTTTTGGGCAGAGTATTTTCCCCTGAATCCAATGATTACCGTTCTTTAGGCTATCATTTTCACAATCCGGACACGGATACGATCCGACTCGTCCATATCGACAGGATTATTCGCGAAAAAGCGATCAAACATGTAAAGGAAACGGGACTCAAGACCAAGATCTTCCTCAACATGATGCCAAACTTCCTCTCCATGGTATACACGGGAGAAGTATTGGATGTAAAACGGCTTCATATCCTTCACCTAATCGAAAAATACGATATTAATCCGAACGATCTAGTTCTGGAGATCACAGAAGATAAATTCGAAGGAAATATCGAAAAACTTCTCTATATCGTAAGCCTCTTCCGAGAACGCGGAATTAAGATTGCAGTGGATGATCTGGGAGTAGGTTTCTCCAATCTGGAAAGGATCGGATACATCCATCCGGACATCATGAAAGTGGATATCAAGATCATGAGAGAGAGCTTGAACCGACGCTCTTTCAAAAATGTTCTTTCTGCAATCTCCGAAATGTCCCAGCGGTTAGGTTCTCAGCTTCTTTTTGAAGGAGTAGAAAACGAAGAGGAATTGTATCTCGCTCTTTCGATGGGAGCAAATCTTCTACAAGGCTATTATTTCTCCCGTCCTGCTCTGGATTTCCAGGACAAGAAGAGATTCAATAAGACTCTCAAGACCTCTCTCGAAAAATTCTCCGGCCTTCGTTTCTTGGAGATTCTGGAAAATTTGAGAAGGGAACAATCCTTCTTGGATCAGTTCGTGGACTTATTCAAGCAGGTAGATGTCTCTTCTGAGAATGCGATGACCGAGTCCTTGAACTCGATCTTGGATCGCCTTCCTCTCGAAACCACTTCTATTCTGATCTGTGATATGCACGGATACCAGGTAACTCCTACTTTTAAACGGGATTCTTACGATCTGCCTTGGACTAGGCTTTTGACCGAGATCGGAAATAATTACGCTTGGAAACCTTTCTTTATTCGCCATAAGGCCGAGACCTATCATTCCAGCAGGAATTCAGGATTTACGGAAGCCTTCCACGATATAGAAACCAAGCGTCAATATGTCTTATTCACTCTGAATCTTGGCGAGAATCACGTTTTGATCCTTCGTCTAGATTGGGAATCTTACTGA